The Halanaerobiales bacterium genome includes a window with the following:
- a CDS encoding dihydroorotate dehydrogenase: MNKNNLKTKLANLKLKNPVITASGTFGFGTELDEYLSVKDLGAITLKGITVDKSEGNALPRIAETPAGVLNSIGLENPGIDNFKQEVIPEIATLEVPAIANISGYSVKDFVQLAESLEDEDCIDAIEVNVSCPNIKDGGMAFGTDPEMIYRVTREVAKVYSGTIIVKLSPNVTDIVKMAEAAVEGGADIISLINTLLGMAIDIDKKEPVLANTFGGLSGPAVKPVALRMVYQIYEAIDVPIIGMGGIMNGKDAIEFLLAGASAVGVGTATLRDPAASVTIVSQIKEYLEENNIENISEIIGEAHK; the protein is encoded by the coding sequence TAAAAATAATCTAAAGACAAAGTTAGCTAATTTAAAATTGAAAAATCCGGTAATAACTGCTTCTGGTACTTTTGGTTTTGGTACAGAATTAGATGAATATTTATCAGTAAAAGATTTAGGAGCTATTACTTTAAAAGGAATAACTGTTGATAAATCAGAAGGTAATGCACTTCCAAGAATAGCTGAAACTCCTGCCGGTGTTTTAAATTCAATAGGTCTGGAAAATCCAGGAATTGATAATTTTAAACAGGAAGTTATTCCTGAAATAGCAACTTTGGAAGTTCCTGCTATTGCTAATATATCTGGATATTCAGTTAAGGATTTTGTACAATTAGCAGAAAGTTTAGAAGATGAAGACTGTATTGATGCCATTGAAGTGAATGTTTCCTGTCCAAATATTAAAGATGGTGGAATGGCATTTGGAACTGATCCAGAAATGATTTATAGGGTTACTAGAGAGGTAGCAAAAGTTTATTCAGGAACAATAATAGTAAAATTAAGTCCTAATGTAACAGATATTGTAAAAATGGCTGAAGCTGCTGTAGAAGGTGGGGCAGATATAATATCTTTAATTAATACTTTACTGGGAATGGCTATTGATATTGATAAAAAAGAACCTGTATTGGCTAACACCTTTGGTGGACTTTCTGGGCCAGCAGTAAAACCGGTAGCATTAAGAATGGTTTATCAAATTTATGAAGCCATTGATGTTCCTATTATAGGTATGGGTGGAATTATGAATGGAAAAGATGCTATAGAATTTTTATTAGCTGGAGCTTCGGCTGTTGGAGTTGGGACTGCTACTTTGAGAGATCCAGCAGCATCTGTAACTATAGTATCACAAATAAAAGAATATT